From Pleuronectes platessa chromosome 17, fPlePla1.1, whole genome shotgun sequence, one genomic window encodes:
- the LOC128460571 gene encoding galectin-3, translating to MDVSTSSNCQISAMHSDALCGSCPSYGSAPQTNSLWPTLPPSGTGFPAWPGQPTQAAPCWTGQPNSPCWTATQPAQVAVPAPFLVPAPVQAVSPAPAPTTIVPAPVLAPAQASGQPCNPCWPGTGYQPFQPTAPIQAQLPAPAPALAPAPAPAPTLIPVTTPAPTPAAAPSPHQRLPGWPAHPGWPYNPGQSGWPGQNPSMTPLHWLPPTSGSLSVPYNWNLTRGVYDKMMLTILGHVKPNAKMFTVNLLRGNDIAFHINPRFNEGGKQVFVRNHKLGEHWGSEERDLKAPFPFAPGSPFEMKILCTQEAFRVAVNNIPLFEFRHRIRELNRVDRINILHDVVLTYVNVETLP from the exons ATGGATGTAAGTACCTCATCAAATTGTCAGATCTCTGCAATG CATTCTGACGCTCTCTGTGGCAGCTGCCCGTCCTATGGTTCTGCCCCACAGACTAACAGCCTCTGGCCCACCCTGCCTCCGTCTGGAACTGGTTTCCCTGCGTGGCCGGGACAGCCCACCCAGGCCGCACCGTGCTGGACCGGCCAGCCAAACTCACCCTGCTGGACTGCGACACAACCAGCTCAGGTCGCCGTCCCTGCTCCTTTTTTGGTTCCCGCCCCGGTGCAAGCTGTATCACCAGCTCCAGCACCAACCACCATAGTTCCAGCTCCAGTTCTAGCTCCAGCTCAAGCCTCAGGGCAGCCCTGCAACCCTTGTTGGCCAGGCACCGGGTATCAGCCTTTTCAGCCGACAGCTCCAATTCAAGCCCAGCTGCCTGCTCCTGCCCCGGCTCTGGCCCCGGCTCCGGCCCCGGCTCCAACTCTAATCCCAGTTACAACACCTGCTCCcacccctgctgctgctccgagcCCCCATCAACGTTTACCTGGGTGGCCTGCCCACCCTGGCTGGCCTTATAACCCAGGACAGTCAGGGTGGCCTGGACAGAATCCATCTATGACGCCTCTCCACTGGCTTCCACCTACATCTGGATCACTA AGTGTTCCATACAACTGGAACCTGACCCGCGGGGTGTATGACAAGATGATGCTGACCATCTTGGGCCACGTGAAACCTAATGCTAAAAT GTTCACAGTGAACCTTCTGAGGGGCAATGACATCGCCTTTCACATCAACCCTCGCTTCAATGAAGGGGGCAAACAGGTGTTTGTCCGTAACCACAAACTGGGCGAGCACTGGGGATCCGAAGAGAGGGACCTGAAGGCGCCCTTCCCTTTTGCTCCCGGGAGCCCGTTTGAG ATGAAGATCCTGTGCACTCAGGAGGCGTTCAGGGTGGCGGTGAACAACATCCCGTTGTTTGAGTTTCGACACCGCATCAGGGAGCTGAACCGGGTCGACAGAATCAACATCCTGCATGACGTCGTCCTCACCTACGTCAACGTCGAGACACTTCCATAG